One window from the genome of [Mycobacterium] stephanolepidis encodes:
- a CDS encoding TetR/AcrR family transcriptional regulator: MPDTNAKERSLTGHEARWERHNSARQTRIVESAVALLDETPPGTEIPVQSIAKRAELAKSVVYRQFEGREDLDRRIRSYLLQDFDATITSQLDVSRGSIIDIVTRTIRAVLDWMTNYPHRYEFMRSGATDEYPAVDAISTVKLRVEQRVRGVLIPITEQLGIDYCVFESVTYAVVTMVEGSLSRWLREEEPARNRTEIIEDLANYVWYVLDGAGRSMGVSLDPQTELMAAIAELSGANR, from the coding sequence GTGCCGGATACCAATGCCAAGGAACGCTCACTCACCGGGCATGAGGCACGTTGGGAACGGCACAACTCCGCCCGCCAGACCCGCATCGTGGAGTCTGCCGTCGCGCTGCTCGATGAAACGCCGCCCGGCACCGAGATTCCCGTGCAGTCGATCGCCAAACGGGCCGAGCTGGCCAAGTCTGTGGTGTACCGGCAGTTCGAGGGACGCGAGGACCTCGATCGCCGAATCCGCTCCTACCTATTGCAGGACTTCGACGCCACGATCACGTCACAACTGGACGTCAGCAGAGGTTCGATCATCGACATCGTCACCAGAACCATCCGGGCCGTCCTCGATTGGATGACCAACTACCCACACCGCTATGAATTCATGCGTTCCGGGGCCACCGATGAGTACCCCGCCGTCGACGCGATCAGCACGGTCAAACTCCGCGTGGAACAGCGTGTTCGCGGCGTCTTGATTCCGATCACCGAGCAGCTCGGGATCGATTACTGCGTATTCGAGTCAGTCACCTACGCGGTGGTGACCATGGTCGAGGGATCACTATCGCGGTGGCTGCGGGAAGAGGAACCAGCGCGCAACCGCACCGAGATCATCGAAGACCTCGCGAACTACGTCTGGTACGTGCTGGACGGGGCCGGTCGTTCGATGGGCGTGTCCTTGGACCCGCAGACCGAACTGATGGCGGCTATCGCCGAACTGTCAGGCGCCAACCGCTAG
- the alaS gene encoding alanine--tRNA ligase, producing MQTHEIRKRFLDHFVKAGHTEVPSASVILDDPNLLFVNAGMVQFVPFFLGQRTPPYNTATSVQKCIRTPDIDEVGITTRHNTFFQMAGNFSFGDYFKSEAIRLAWTLLTNPLSEGGYGFDPEKLWATVYLDDDEAIGLWQDIAGLPLDRIQRRGMADNYWSMGIPGPCGPCSEIYYDRGPEYGIEGGPEANEDRYIEIWNLVFMQNERGEGTSKTDFEILGPLPRQNIDTGMGVERIACLLQGVDNVYETDLVRPVIDCVAAVAPRGYGQGSHEDDVRYRVIGDHARTAGIIIGDGVSPGNEGRGYVLRRLLRRIIRSTKLLGVEKPMMGELMAVVRDEMGPSYPELVTDFERISRIAVAEETAFNRTLASGSKLFEDAADKTKTAGKATLSGSDAFTLHDTYGFPIELTLEMAAEAGLSVDENGFRELMNEQRQRAKADAAARKHAHADLTAYRELVDAGPTEFTGFDELDSQATILGIFVDGARVPVASVGTEAEIVLDRTPLYAESGGQIADIGSIRGDGTNATSQAKVSDVQKIAKTLFVHKVTVESGEFVEGDQVVASVDPQWRHGATQGHSGTHMVHAALRQVLGPNAVQAGSLNRPGYLRFDFSWQGALSEAQRQEVEDVANKAVEANYPVNTFITDLDKAKAMGAMALFGENYGDNVRVVDIGGPFSLELCGGTHVANSSQIGPVTLLGEASVGSGVRRVEAYVGLDAFRYLSKERALMAALSSSLKVPSDEVAARVATLVERLKVAEKELEQTRLASVKASISTLVDNAERLSTSAGTVTVVAHRLPDGTGAGDLRSLIGDIRGRLGSDPAVVALIAAGEGSVPFVVSVNQAAQDAGLRANDLVGAIGSAVDGRGGGKSDTAQGSGKDPSGIDAALRALREQIRQA from the coding sequence ATGCAGACACACGAGATCCGGAAGCGATTCCTGGACCACTTCGTGAAGGCCGGTCACACCGAGGTACCGAGCGCTTCGGTGATCCTCGACGACCCCAACCTGCTGTTCGTCAACGCCGGCATGGTCCAGTTCGTGCCCTTCTTCTTGGGGCAGCGCACGCCGCCGTACAACACGGCCACCAGTGTCCAGAAGTGCATTCGCACCCCGGACATCGATGAGGTGGGCATCACCACCCGGCACAACACGTTCTTCCAGATGGCCGGGAATTTCTCCTTCGGCGACTACTTCAAGAGCGAGGCGATACGGCTTGCCTGGACGCTGCTGACCAATCCGCTCTCCGAAGGTGGTTACGGCTTCGACCCGGAGAAGCTGTGGGCCACCGTCTATCTCGACGACGACGAGGCCATCGGACTGTGGCAGGACATCGCCGGGCTTCCGCTGGACCGGATCCAGCGCCGCGGCATGGCCGACAACTACTGGTCCATGGGCATCCCCGGTCCCTGCGGTCCCTGCTCGGAGATCTACTACGACCGCGGCCCCGAATACGGCATCGAAGGTGGCCCGGAGGCCAACGAGGACCGCTACATCGAGATCTGGAATCTCGTGTTCATGCAGAACGAGCGTGGCGAGGGGACCTCCAAGACCGACTTCGAGATACTCGGCCCGCTGCCGCGCCAGAACATCGATACCGGCATGGGTGTTGAGCGCATCGCATGTCTGCTGCAGGGTGTCGACAACGTCTACGAAACCGACCTGGTGCGCCCCGTCATCGACTGTGTGGCAGCAGTTGCCCCGCGCGGGTACGGGCAGGGCAGCCACGAGGACGACGTGCGCTATCGCGTCATCGGCGACCACGCCCGCACGGCGGGGATCATCATCGGCGACGGGGTAAGCCCCGGCAACGAGGGCCGCGGCTATGTGCTGCGCCGCCTGCTGCGCCGGATCATCCGCTCCACCAAGTTGCTTGGCGTCGAAAAGCCCATGATGGGCGAGCTGATGGCCGTGGTGCGTGACGAGATGGGCCCGTCGTACCCCGAGTTGGTGACCGACTTCGAACGCATCAGCAGAATCGCCGTCGCCGAGGAGACCGCCTTCAACCGGACCCTGGCCTCCGGTTCGAAGCTGTTCGAGGATGCCGCGGACAAGACGAAGACGGCCGGAAAGGCCACGCTCTCGGGTAGCGATGCGTTCACCCTGCACGACACCTATGGATTCCCCATCGAGCTCACCCTCGAAATGGCGGCCGAGGCCGGGCTTTCGGTGGACGAGAACGGCTTCCGTGAGCTGATGAACGAGCAGCGGCAGCGCGCCAAGGCCGACGCCGCAGCACGCAAGCATGCTCACGCGGACCTCACGGCGTACCGCGAGCTTGTTGACGCGGGACCCACGGAATTCACCGGCTTCGACGAATTAGATTCGCAAGCAACGATTCTGGGCATCTTTGTCGACGGTGCCCGGGTGCCGGTTGCCTCAGTGGGCACCGAAGCGGAAATCGTATTGGACCGCACCCCGCTCTACGCAGAATCGGGCGGCCAGATCGCCGATATCGGATCCATTCGCGGCGACGGGACCAACGCGACATCGCAGGCAAAGGTCTCCGATGTCCAGAAGATCGCCAAAACCCTGTTCGTGCACAAGGTCACGGTGGAATCCGGTGAGTTCGTCGAGGGTGATCAGGTGGTGGCCTCGGTGGATCCGCAGTGGCGCCACGGCGCCACCCAGGGCCACTCGGGTACGCACATGGTGCACGCCGCACTGCGGCAAGTGCTGGGGCCCAACGCCGTTCAGGCAGGTTCGCTCAACCGGCCCGGATACCTGCGTTTCGACTTCAGCTGGCAGGGCGCGCTCTCGGAGGCGCAGCGGCAAGAGGTTGAGGACGTCGCCAACAAGGCGGTCGAGGCCAACTACCCCGTCAACACCTTCATCACCGATTTGGACAAGGCCAAGGCCATGGGCGCGATGGCGCTGTTCGGTGAGAACTACGGAGACAACGTGCGCGTCGTCGACATCGGCGGCCCGTTCTCGCTCGAGTTGTGCGGTGGCACCCACGTCGCGAACTCCTCCCAAATCGGACCCGTGACGCTGCTGGGAGAGGCTTCGGTGGGCTCGGGTGTGCGCCGCGTGGAGGCCTACGTCGGCCTGGACGCATTCCGGTACCTCTCGAAGGAACGTGCCTTGATGGCCGCGCTGTCCTCGAGCCTGAAGGTGCCCTCTGACGAGGTTGCCGCCCGGGTCGCCACTCTGGTGGAGCGGCTCAAGGTCGCCGAAAAGGAGTTGGAACAAACACGTTTGGCCTCAGTGAAGGCCTCCATTTCGACATTGGTGGACAACGCGGAACGCCTGAGCACGTCGGCCGGCACCGTCACCGTGGTGGCGCACCGGCTGCCCGATGGCACCGGCGCCGGTGATCTGCGCAGCCTGATCGGAGACATTCGGGGTCGGCTCGGCAGTGACCCCGCCGTGGTCGCGCTGATCGCAGCGGGCGAGGGCTCGGTGCCCTTCGTGGTGTCGGTCAACCAGGCCGCTCAAGATGCGGGGCTGCGCGCCAACGACCTCGTGGGTGCCATCGGATCGGCCGTGGACGGTCGAGGCGGCGGTAAGTCCGACACGGCACAGGGTTCCGGTAAGGACCCCTCCGGCATTGACGCGGCACTGCGGGCGCTGCGTGAACAGATCCGCCAGGCCTGA
- a CDS encoding shikimate dehydrogenase — protein MSAAEVRRAAVLGSPIGHSRSPDLHLAAYRALGLTGWTYERIECTAEQLPDVVGGAGPDWVGFSVTMPGKFAALESASSCTERARLIGAANTLVRTDDGWHADNTDVDGVSGALRGAGIEPSERAAVIVGAGGTARPAIVALAAMGIQSLTVVARDAARARGALELARRVGLQTSVIDFEDAALSSVCASSGVLVSTVPADAAAPYSDSLAAAPAILDVIYHPWPTELAAAARDRGAAVVGGLEMLLNQAFTQVELFTGQPAPRAAMAAALR, from the coding sequence ATGAGCGCGGCTGAGGTTCGCCGCGCCGCGGTGCTCGGCTCACCGATTGGGCATTCGCGCTCACCCGATCTACACCTGGCGGCCTATCGCGCGCTGGGGCTGACCGGCTGGACCTATGAACGCATCGAGTGCACGGCCGAGCAGCTGCCCGATGTGGTGGGCGGCGCCGGGCCCGATTGGGTGGGTTTCTCGGTGACGATGCCCGGCAAGTTCGCCGCCTTGGAGTCGGCGTCGAGTTGCACCGAGCGTGCGCGGTTGATCGGTGCGGCCAACACCCTGGTGCGCACGGATGACGGTTGGCATGCCGACAACACCGACGTCGATGGGGTATCCGGAGCGCTGCGCGGTGCGGGAATCGAACCCTCGGAGCGGGCGGCGGTGATCGTCGGCGCCGGCGGTACCGCGCGGCCGGCCATCGTGGCGCTGGCGGCAATGGGTATCCAGTCCCTGACGGTGGTGGCCCGCGACGCGGCTCGGGCACGCGGAGCTCTCGAGCTGGCGCGGCGAGTGGGTCTGCAGACCTCGGTGATTGATTTCGAGGACGCGGCACTGTCCTCGGTGTGCGCATCATCCGGCGTGCTGGTGAGCACTGTGCCCGCGGACGCGGCGGCACCCTATTCGGACTCCCTGGCCGCGGCCCCGGCGATTCTCGACGTTATCTATCACCCGTGGCCCACCGAGCTGGCGGCCGCGGCACGCGATCGGGGAGCAGCGGTGGTCGGCGGTTTGGAGATGCTGCTCAACCAGGCATTCACTCAGGTAGAGCTGTTCACCGGGCAGCCCGCACCACGTGCGGCGATGGCCGCCGCTCTGCGCTGA
- a CDS encoding prepilin peptidase, which produces MMYGAGVLCWMAALSYFDIRYRRLPNWLTLPAAAGIVVVAMFDRNPSMLAGAAALTVVYLAAHLLSARAMGAGDVKLAFGTGGLSGVFGLDSWFLAAIGAPLLTGLIGVSLMACGRRGVSVPHGPSMCLATALATGLTVLSPGI; this is translated from the coding sequence ATGATGTACGGGGCGGGTGTGCTGTGCTGGATGGCGGCGCTGTCATATTTCGACATCAGGTACCGCAGGCTGCCGAACTGGCTCACGCTGCCCGCGGCCGCCGGGATCGTCGTGGTGGCGATGTTCGACCGCAATCCATCGATGTTGGCCGGTGCGGCGGCGTTGACGGTCGTGTACCTGGCCGCGCACCTGCTCTCGGCGCGCGCGATGGGGGCCGGGGACGTGAAGCTCGCCTTCGGCACCGGGGGATTGTCGGGGGTGTTCGGGTTGGACTCGTGGTTTCTGGCGGCGATCGGTGCGCCGCTGTTGACCGGCCTGATCGGTGTGTCGCTCATGGCGTGCGGGCGCCGGGGAGTATCGGTTCCGCATGGACCGTCGATGTGTCTGGCCACGGCGTTAGCGACCGGGCTGACGGTCCTCTCACCGGGCATCTGA
- a CDS encoding methyltransferase domain-containing protein: MTKTLWSPQEYSRFGDERSRPFYELLSRIPASGPRTVVDLGCASGALTVDLARRWPDASVLGLDSSAELLATAPADLPANLRLEQGDIADFRADGVDVLFTNAALQWLPQHRELIATWAGQLNPGGYLAFQVPGNFGAPSHALMRQVAESPRWVSRLSGVLRGIESTDEAEGYARLAISAGLVPDAWETTYMHLLTGEDPVLRWVHGTGLRPVVSALPADEFAEFESEYAALLRRAYPRSGEVTPFGFRRIFCVASKPDVGR; this comes from the coding sequence GTGACGAAGACATTGTGGAGCCCGCAGGAATACAGCCGATTCGGAGACGAACGCAGTCGCCCGTTCTACGAATTGCTATCTCGAATACCCGCCTCGGGTCCACGCACTGTCGTTGACTTGGGTTGCGCCAGTGGAGCATTGACCGTCGATTTGGCCCGCCGGTGGCCCGATGCTTCGGTGCTGGGACTGGATTCCTCCGCCGAGCTGCTGGCCACCGCACCCGCCGATCTGCCCGCCAATCTGCGTCTGGAGCAAGGCGATATCGCGGACTTTCGAGCCGACGGCGTAGACGTACTGTTCACCAATGCGGCCTTGCAATGGCTTCCACAGCACCGCGAGCTCATCGCCACGTGGGCCGGGCAGCTCAATCCGGGTGGATATCTGGCCTTTCAGGTTCCGGGCAACTTCGGCGCGCCCTCGCATGCGCTGATGCGCCAGGTGGCCGAATCGCCACGCTGGGTATCGCGATTGTCCGGTGTGCTGCGCGGAATCGAGAGCACGGACGAAGCCGAAGGTTATGCGCGCCTGGCCATTTCCGCCGGTCTGGTTCCGGACGCCTGGGAAACGACATATATGCACCTGTTGACGGGCGAGGATCCGGTGCTGCGCTGGGTTCATGGCACCGGGCTGAGGCCCGTCGTGTCGGCACTGCCTGCCGACGAATTCGCCGAGTTCGAGTCTGAGTACGCCGCACTGCTGCGCCGGGCTTATCCGCGCTCCGGCGAGGTGACCCCATTCGGATTCCGCCGAATCTTCTGTGTGGCATCCAAGCCGGACGTGGGTCGATAG
- the aroC gene encoding chorismate synthase, with protein sequence MLRWITAGESHGRALVAVLEGMVAGVELTSEDIGRQLARRRLGYGRGARMAFEADQVTVLGGVRHGLTLGGPVAIEVGNTEWPKWETVMSPDPVDPAELENIARNAPLTRPRPGHADYAGMLKYGFDDARPVLERASARETAARVAVGTLAKAFLKQALGVDVISHVISIGDSEPYEGPVPSAADLDAIDASPVRAFGEQAQSSMISEIEAAKKDGDTLGGVVEVVIAGLPVGLGSFISGNDRLDSQLAAAIMGIQAIKGVEIGDGFTTARRRGSAAHDEIYPGPDGILRSTNRAGGLEGGMTNGQPLRVRAAMKPISTVPRALATVDMSTGDEAVAIHQRSDVCAVPAAGVVAEAMVALVVARAALEKFGGDSLSETKTNVGAYLDAVAQREPRRESSDEQLARRSANTAG encoded by the coding sequence GTGTTGCGCTGGATCACGGCAGGTGAATCGCATGGACGCGCGTTGGTCGCGGTCCTGGAAGGCATGGTCGCCGGTGTCGAACTGACATCGGAGGACATCGGTAGGCAGCTGGCGCGTCGGCGCCTGGGCTACGGCCGGGGTGCGCGGATGGCTTTCGAGGCCGATCAGGTCACCGTGCTCGGTGGCGTGCGCCACGGACTGACCTTGGGCGGTCCGGTTGCCATCGAGGTCGGCAACACCGAATGGCCCAAGTGGGAAACCGTGATGTCTCCGGACCCCGTGGACCCCGCCGAGCTGGAGAACATCGCGCGCAACGCGCCGCTGACCCGGCCCCGGCCCGGGCACGCCGACTACGCGGGCATGCTCAAATATGGATTCGATGACGCCCGCCCGGTCCTCGAGCGGGCCAGTGCGCGCGAGACCGCGGCGCGCGTGGCCGTGGGCACCCTTGCCAAGGCCTTCTTGAAGCAGGCCCTGGGAGTAGATGTCATCTCGCACGTCATCTCCATCGGTGACTCCGAGCCCTACGAAGGCCCGGTTCCGAGCGCCGCCGACCTGGACGCCATCGACGCCAGCCCGGTGCGGGCGTTCGGCGAGCAGGCTCAGTCGTCGATGATCAGTGAGATCGAGGCCGCCAAGAAGGACGGCGACACCCTCGGTGGAGTGGTCGAGGTGGTGATCGCCGGTTTGCCCGTCGGACTCGGCTCGTTCATCAGTGGGAACGACCGGCTGGACAGCCAATTGGCGGCGGCGATCATGGGTATCCAGGCGATCAAGGGTGTGGAGATCGGTGACGGTTTCACCACCGCGCGTCGACGCGGCAGCGCCGCACACGACGAGATTTACCCCGGCCCCGACGGCATCCTGCGCTCCACCAATCGTGCCGGGGGACTGGAAGGTGGCATGACCAACGGTCAACCGCTGCGGGTGCGGGCGGCGATGAAGCCCATCTCCACCGTCCCGCGGGCGTTGGCGACGGTGGACATGTCCACCGGCGACGAGGCTGTCGCAATTCACCAGCGTTCCGACGTGTGCGCGGTCCCGGCCGCTGGGGTGGTCGCCGAGGCGATGGTTGCGCTGGTGGTGGCCCGCGCCGCACTGGAGAAGTTCGGTGGAGACTCGCTGTCCGAGACGAAGACGAACGTCGGTGCGTACCTGGACGCGGTGGCGCAGCGGGAGCCACGCCGAGAATCCTCCGATGAGCAGCTTGCGCGAAGATCGGCTAACACAGCGGGATGA
- the ruvX gene encoding Holliday junction resolvase RuvX — MPDSEAPVPDRPGPDDPGRGRRLGVDVGTVRIGVASCDPDGILATPVETVARDNKEDSDFRRIVELVEELGVVEVVVGLPRNLREGTGASARDAAGFARELSERIAPVPVRLVDERFTTTTAQRSLREAGVRSRQQRGIIDQAAAVAILQDWLEQRRRCGSEGGTR; from the coding sequence GTGCCCGATAGCGAAGCTCCTGTCCCTGATCGTCCAGGCCCCGACGATCCGGGCCGAGGCCGTCGTCTCGGCGTGGACGTAGGCACCGTCAGAATCGGGGTCGCATCGTGCGACCCCGACGGAATTCTTGCCACCCCGGTCGAAACGGTTGCGCGGGATAACAAGGAAGACAGTGATTTTCGCCGCATCGTGGAATTGGTCGAGGAGCTGGGCGTGGTAGAGGTCGTTGTCGGCCTGCCGCGCAACCTGCGTGAAGGTACGGGGGCCTCGGCGCGCGATGCCGCCGGGTTCGCCCGCGAGCTGAGTGAGCGAATCGCGCCCGTGCCGGTGCGCTTAGTAGACGAGCGTTTCACTACTACTACCGCCCAGCGTTCCCTGCGTGAGGCAGGAGTACGGTCTCGTCAGCAGCGCGGCATCATCGACCAGGCGGCAGCGGTGGCCATTCTGCAGGATTGGCTTGAGCAGCGTCGCCGGTGCGGCAGTGAAGGGGGCACGCGTTGA
- the mltG gene encoding endolytic transglycosylase MltG produces the protein MSDWRDWDDRQEPDDDWGGGRRAVPVAVGPRPRETRRERARRRAAARRRRNAGLAGLALVVIITVAAVVGGAKLWDSLFGADAPVTDYSGSGVKDFVFEVHRGDTTKVIGQRLKDEGVVATPSAFTDAAQGNQAIAAIQPGFYKLRTKIPGKDAVARLAEQDNRVGLLVIPEGRQLDDVSAVANGAVTEGIFTLIARASCVDLDGDKHCVAASDLRQAATTASQAELSVPQWASNGVNAVRDDHRRLEGLIAAGRWDFDPMAEPEQILASLIRESSDQYQQLGLLQADAAGLSPYEVLVVASLLQREAKPRDFAKVARVVYNRLAKHQKLEFDSTVNYPLDRQEVATTDDDRERKTLWNTYVSQGLPATPISSPSPEALQAAEHPEPGDWLYFVTIDAEGTTLFTADYNEHLANIELAKKNGILDSAR, from the coding sequence TTGAGCGACTGGCGCGATTGGGACGATCGCCAGGAGCCCGACGACGACTGGGGCGGCGGTCGCCGGGCCGTCCCGGTGGCGGTGGGTCCGCGTCCTCGCGAGACCCGTCGCGAACGGGCGCGCCGCAGGGCGGCGGCGCGGCGTCGCCGCAACGCCGGACTGGCGGGCCTGGCGCTGGTTGTCATCATCACCGTCGCTGCCGTTGTCGGCGGAGCCAAGCTGTGGGACAGCCTCTTCGGTGCCGACGCTCCCGTCACCGACTACTCGGGCTCCGGGGTCAAGGACTTCGTGTTCGAGGTGCATCGCGGCGACACCACCAAGGTCATCGGACAGCGGCTGAAGGACGAGGGAGTGGTGGCCACTCCGAGCGCGTTCACCGATGCGGCGCAGGGCAATCAGGCCATCGCCGCGATCCAGCCCGGCTTCTACAAGCTGCGCACCAAGATTCCCGGCAAGGACGCCGTCGCGCGTCTGGCCGAACAAGACAACCGTGTCGGTCTGCTCGTCATCCCCGAGGGCCGTCAGCTCGACGACGTCTCCGCGGTGGCCAATGGCGCGGTCACCGAGGGCATCTTCACCCTCATCGCGCGTGCTTCGTGTGTGGACCTGGACGGGGACAAGCATTGCGTGGCCGCTTCGGACTTACGGCAGGCCGCCACGACGGCTTCGCAGGCCGAGCTGTCGGTCCCGCAGTGGGCGTCCAACGGCGTCAATGCCGTGCGCGACGACCATCGCCGCCTCGAGGGACTGATCGCCGCCGGGCGATGGGACTTCGACCCGATGGCCGAGCCGGAGCAGATTCTGGCCTCCCTCATCCGCGAGAGCAGCGACCAGTACCAGCAGCTGGGATTACTGCAGGCCGATGCGGCCGGATTGTCGCCCTATGAAGTGCTGGTGGTGGCCTCGCTGCTGCAGCGGGAGGCCAAACCTCGCGACTTCGCGAAGGTGGCGCGGGTGGTCTACAACCGGCTGGCCAAGCATCAGAAGCTGGAATTCGACTCCACGGTGAACTACCCGTTGGACCGCCAAGAAGTCGCGACCACCGATGACGACCGCGAGCGCAAGACACTCTGGAATACCTATGTGTCGCAGGGGCTCCCGGCCACCCCGATCTCTTCGCCGAGCCCCGAGGCACTTCAGGCGGCCGAGCATCCGGAGCCGGGGGACTGGCTGTACTTCGTCACGATCGACGCCGAGGGCACCACGTTGTTCACGGCCGACTACAACGAGCATTTGGCCAACATCGAGCTGGCCAAGAAGAACGGCATTCTGGACAGTGCGCGATGA
- a CDS encoding shikimate kinase translates to MSPKAVLVGLPGSGKSTIGRRLAKALNVNIYDTDIGIEAQAGRTIADIFATDGEPEFRRIEESVIRQALDQQDGVVSLGGGAVLTPGVREALTGHTVVYLEISAAEGIRRTGGSVVRPLLAGPDRAEKYHALISQRVPLYREVATIKVNTDRRNPGAVVRTIVSRLESPESGTPGSSRRRRPRRRPRSRRRTSGAPAATKTDTPGTETKGRADND, encoded by the coding sequence ATGAGCCCCAAAGCCGTCCTTGTCGGACTGCCCGGATCGGGTAAGTCCACCATCGGCCGTCGGCTGGCAAAAGCGTTGAACGTCAACATCTATGACACCGACATCGGCATCGAGGCGCAGGCCGGCCGCACCATCGCCGACATCTTCGCCACCGACGGGGAGCCGGAATTCCGACGCATCGAAGAATCGGTGATTCGGCAGGCTCTTGATCAGCAGGATGGGGTGGTCTCACTCGGTGGTGGCGCCGTGCTCACTCCAGGAGTTCGGGAAGCGCTCACCGGGCACACCGTCGTGTACCTGGAAATCAGTGCCGCGGAAGGAATTCGGCGCACCGGAGGCAGTGTGGTGCGTCCGCTGCTGGCCGGGCCTGACCGCGCCGAGAAGTATCACGCCCTCATCTCGCAGCGAGTTCCGCTGTACCGAGAGGTCGCCACGATCAAGGTCAACACCGACAGGCGAAATCCCGGCGCGGTGGTCCGGACCATCGTGTCCCGGTTGGAGAGCCCCGAATCGGGCACCCCAGGTTCGTCACGGCGGCGACGTCCCCGTCGGCGCCCCCGATCGCGGCGCCGTACGTCCGGTGCTCCCGCGGCAACCAAGACCGATACCCCCGGAACCGAAACTAAAGGAAGAGCCGACAATGACTAG
- a CDS encoding AurF N-oxygenase family protein yields the protein MPLYTVPGPSDFDAEYLQTLHTLSEGSVRLHFDPFTDIDWDAPDYQIDRNDPRWVLHPELDTLGATQWYRDLPLDRQIEIGRWRLANSVKVGLAFESILIRGMMQYLMKLPNGSPEFRYCLHEMTEECNHIQMFQELVNRIGDDVPGMRKWFRRLSPIIGVAGGWAHVVLFIGILGGEEPIDHYQKSLIRKDVDLPPAVRRTMEIHVAEEARHISFAGEFLRVHMPLMSARKRALCTLLFPVVMKLLANEIMIPPRTFAAEFGIPRAVFKQAFWRSEHARHTLAEYFGDMRKLTEDIGMRPWWVRPLWKVLHIDGRPSRYRSEPDRSPVGAPLAVGA from the coding sequence ATGCCGCTTTACACCGTCCCCGGGCCGAGTGATTTCGACGCGGAGTACCTGCAGACCCTGCACACGTTGTCCGAAGGCTCGGTGCGTCTGCACTTCGATCCCTTCACGGACATCGACTGGGATGCGCCCGATTACCAGATCGACCGCAACGACCCCCGCTGGGTGCTGCACCCGGAGCTGGACACGCTCGGCGCCACTCAGTGGTACCGGGACCTTCCTCTCGACCGCCAAATCGAGATCGGCCGCTGGCGGCTGGCCAACAGCGTCAAGGTCGGGCTCGCCTTCGAGAGCATCCTGATTCGCGGCATGATGCAGTACCTCATGAAGCTGCCGAACGGCTCGCCGGAGTTCCGCTACTGCCTCCACGAGATGACCGAGGAGTGCAACCACATCCAGATGTTCCAGGAGCTCGTCAACCGCATCGGTGACGACGTCCCGGGCATGCGCAAGTGGTTCCGCAGGCTGTCGCCGATCATCGGCGTGGCGGGCGGCTGGGCGCATGTGGTGCTCTTCATCGGCATCCTCGGCGGCGAGGAGCCCATCGACCACTACCAGAAATCGCTGATCCGCAAGGACGTCGACCTGCCCCCGGCCGTTCGACGCACGATGGAAATCCACGTGGCCGAAGAGGCGCGACACATCTCCTTCGCGGGTGAATTCCTGCGCGTACATATGCCGCTGATGAGCGCGCGCAAACGCGCGCTGTGCACCCTGCTGTTCCCGGTCGTCATGAAGTTGCTGGCGAACGAGATCATGATTCCGCCGCGGACCTTCGCCGCCGAGTTCGGTATCCCGCGTGCGGTTTTCAAGCAGGCCTTCTGGCGCAGCGAGCATGCGCGTCACACGCTGGCCGAGTACTTCGGAGACATGCGCAAGCTCACCGAGGACATCGGAATGCGGCCGTGGTGGGTGCGCCCGTTGTGGAAGGTGCTGCACATCGACGGCCGTCCGTCGCGGTACCGCAGCGAGCCCGACCGCTCGCCCGTGGGGGCGCCGCTAGCGGTTGGCGCCTGA